A region from the Desulfitobacterium dehalogenans ATCC 51507 genome encodes:
- a CDS encoding MFS transporter — MGNVKPTNVRWYVFIAMLVLVTINYVDRAVLSIAMPAIQKDLNLDPAIVGVILSSFFWGYALMQIPSGFLLDRVNPSKVVLGSAVGWGIAQTLTGFVNSAGSLMFFRVLLGVTEAPIMPAGAKLQGVWLPSKERARGATIIDSGAPLGTAVGGPIIIAFMAWFGGWRGALIGAGILTIVLGVICYYVLRGNPATHKGVNEAEREYIQSHLSQEQEEAQKETKTELKTSTYLSNKSFWGMCLGWFSFNTVFYGLLTWGPSFLAKTQGIDIKAIGFSTLLIFGCGFVGELIGGQLVDKWRQVGGKYNTVMKTCIGIAGLATSASIFLLTRASSLTMAIVLLSTALFFLRWAGIFWSVPAAIAQRHHVGVLGGCMNFAGNIAGVITPIYIGLIVKFTGSFHAGLLIFVAAGILLAVAGSLINYEKKIGVA, encoded by the coding sequence GTGGGTAACGTTAAACCGACGAATGTACGTTGGTACGTTTTCATTGCTATGTTGGTACTTGTCACTATCAATTATGTTGACCGTGCGGTTTTATCTATTGCTATGCCCGCGATTCAAAAGGACTTAAACTTGGATCCTGCAATTGTCGGAGTTATTCTCAGTTCCTTCTTCTGGGGTTATGCCCTAATGCAAATTCCTTCTGGTTTCCTTCTTGATAGGGTTAACCCGTCGAAAGTAGTGCTTGGCTCGGCGGTGGGCTGGGGAATCGCACAAACCTTGACCGGTTTTGTAAACAGCGCCGGCTCCCTGATGTTCTTCCGGGTTCTCCTCGGAGTTACAGAAGCTCCAATTATGCCTGCCGGAGCAAAATTGCAGGGTGTTTGGCTTCCAAGTAAGGAAAGAGCCAGAGGAGCGACAATCATCGATAGTGGTGCTCCATTAGGTACAGCAGTCGGCGGACCCATCATTATTGCTTTCATGGCGTGGTTTGGTGGATGGCGCGGAGCGCTCATAGGCGCCGGTATCTTGACCATTGTTCTTGGAGTTATCTGCTATTATGTCCTTAGGGGAAATCCAGCTACCCACAAAGGAGTTAATGAGGCTGAACGTGAATATATCCAAAGTCACCTATCTCAAGAACAGGAAGAAGCTCAGAAAGAAACCAAGACGGAGCTTAAAACATCCACATACCTATCCAACAAAAGTTTCTGGGGTATGTGCTTAGGCTGGTTCTCCTTCAATACCGTATTCTATGGCCTGTTAACATGGGGACCAAGTTTCCTCGCTAAGACTCAGGGCATTGATATTAAGGCTATTGGTTTCTCTACATTACTCATCTTTGGATGTGGCTTTGTGGGCGAGCTTATTGGTGGTCAACTCGTTGACAAATGGCGTCAAGTGGGTGGTAAATATAACACGGTTATGAAAACTTGCATTGGCATAGCAGGTCTTGCAACCTCAGCTTCTATCTTCCTCCTCACAAGAGCAAGTTCCTTAACCATGGCTATTGTTTTGTTGTCCACTGCATTGTTCTTTTTGCGCTGGGCAGGTATCTTCTGGAGTGTTCCGGCAGCCATCGCACAACGTCACCATGTCGGTGTACTCGGTGGATGCATGAACTTCGCTGGTAACATTGCAGGGGTTATCACTCCAATCTACATCGGTTTAATTGTAAAATTCACTGGATCGTTCCATGCAGGTCTTCTGATCTTCGTTGCTGCAGGTATCCTCCTTGCTGTTGCTGGTTCACTCATCAACTATGAAAAGAAAATCGGTGTTGCTTGA
- a CDS encoding fumarylacetoacetate hydrolase family protein has protein sequence MERYVRFNNGNKICFGLVKGDIVAELIGEELSDFKESGIEHDLSSLKLLAPCNPTKAVCVGLNYKDTVLEPGAQWPKEPLLFIKPSTSITNPGDDIIKWAMTEDLAFEAELAIVIGKKAHLVPEEEAHEYIWGYTIANDVTAKDLQRADTLWTRSKSFDTFLPLGPWIVSGIDAHNLMITSSVNGQQKQKGTTADLIFGIEYLVSFVSHITTLLPGDIILTGTPGGYGSSLDVNDKVEIEISEIGKLMNTCKVSSERWSLAPRHK, from the coding sequence ATGGAACGGTACGTTCGTTTTAATAATGGTAATAAGATTTGCTTCGGATTAGTCAAAGGAGATATAGTTGCAGAGCTGATCGGTGAGGAGCTTTCCGATTTTAAAGAATCCGGAATAGAACATGATCTTTCCTCCCTTAAGCTATTGGCCCCTTGTAACCCTACAAAAGCAGTCTGTGTTGGTCTTAATTATAAAGACACAGTCCTCGAGCCAGGAGCACAATGGCCTAAAGAACCTCTTTTATTTATAAAACCATCGACAAGCATTACAAATCCAGGAGATGATATCATCAAATGGGCAATGACGGAGGATTTAGCCTTTGAAGCGGAACTAGCCATTGTCATAGGGAAAAAAGCGCATCTAGTGCCTGAAGAGGAAGCTCATGAATATATCTGGGGATATACAATCGCTAATGATGTAACTGCAAAGGATTTGCAGAGGGCCGACACCCTATGGACCCGCTCAAAGTCCTTCGATACGTTTCTCCCTTTGGGGCCCTGGATCGTCAGTGGAATTGATGCCCATAATTTAATGATTACTTCTTCTGTAAACGGTCAGCAAAAACAAAAAGGTACTACTGCTGATTTAATCTTTGGCATAGAGTACCTAGTAAGTTTCGTTTCTCATATTACAACGCTGTTACCCGGAGATATTATTTTAACAGGTACACCTGGTGGTTACGGTTCGTCCTTAGATGTTAATGATAAGGTCGAAATAGAGATATCAGAGATCGGCAAGCTAATGAACACTTGTAAAGTAAGCTCGGAACGCTGGAGTCTTGCACCACGCCATAAATAG
- a CDS encoding maleate cis-trans isomerase family protein: protein MKKTMFDPAEQKKIGMLTPSSNTALEPICSRMVSGLEDLVTMHYSRLEVTKISLEKDALSQFDLDPFLRASEFLAHADVDAIAWNGTSGGWTGFEFDRMVCEKITETTGIPATTSMLAMLEAFEENNVKTLHMVTPYIPSIDELIAKQFEEKCGYKVINSRGLNQTVNRSFSLVTPEQIDEMCKEVSVDAADGISIICTNLRSTWQIEQLERDYGITVYDSTAVTVWKTLKMVGVDPGVVKGWGRLFEAK, encoded by the coding sequence ATGAAAAAAACTATGTTTGATCCTGCAGAACAAAAGAAGATTGGAATGCTGACCCCATCTTCAAACACAGCCCTGGAGCCTATTTGCTCAAGAATGGTTTCCGGCTTAGAGGATCTTGTTACCATGCACTATTCACGTTTAGAGGTGACAAAGATTTCTTTGGAAAAAGACGCTTTATCTCAGTTTGATCTCGATCCATTTCTACGTGCCTCAGAATTTCTCGCCCATGCCGATGTTGATGCCATTGCCTGGAACGGAACATCAGGTGGTTGGACAGGCTTCGAATTCGACAGGATGGTATGTGAGAAAATCACCGAAACGACGGGGATCCCAGCAACCACCTCCATGCTTGCTATGCTGGAAGCGTTTGAGGAAAACAATGTAAAGACTCTCCACATGGTTACTCCTTACATCCCTTCCATCGATGAGCTCATTGCTAAACAATTTGAAGAAAAATGCGGTTACAAAGTCATTAATTCTCGCGGCTTGAATCAAACCGTTAACCGTTCTTTCAGTTTAGTTACGCCGGAACAGATTGATGAGATGTGTAAAGAAGTCAGCGTTGATGCCGCTGATGGAATCAGCATCATTTGTACCAATTTAAGATCCACTTGGCAAATCGAACAGCTCGAAAGAGATTATGGCATCACTGTTTACGATAGTACCGCAGTCACTGTATGGAAAACCTTAAAAATGGTCGGTGTAGATCCTGGTGTCGTTAAAGGCTGGGGTAGATTATTTGAGGCAAAATAA
- a CDS encoding aspartate/glutamate racemase family protein: MRILVINPNISESVTNLIAQESRRVASPETELLFATAPFGVEYIETRIEALIGGYAAACVAAERQGEYDGVIIDAFGDPGLLGIKEMLNVPVVGMTEAALASACLLGQRFSIIAISSRIKAWYLETVERSHLTTRLASIRSLNDTLRNIGTVQEDHAERLKELAIEAVEKDGADVIILAGAPLAGLARSLEGQLPVPVVDGVSSAVRHCESLIALNPGYAVKGSFAQPPLKPNKGLPAALAALLDRTR; the protein is encoded by the coding sequence ATGCGAATTCTAGTCATAAATCCAAATATTTCAGAAAGCGTTACAAACCTTATTGCACAAGAGTCAAGACGTGTAGCTTCTCCAGAAACTGAATTGTTGTTCGCAACGGCACCTTTTGGCGTAGAGTATATTGAAACTCGCATAGAGGCTCTTATTGGCGGGTATGCTGCGGCGTGCGTTGCAGCTGAACGCCAGGGGGAATATGATGGTGTAATTATTGACGCTTTTGGTGATCCCGGGCTCTTGGGGATCAAAGAAATGCTTAACGTTCCTGTGGTGGGAATGACGGAAGCCGCTTTAGCATCGGCATGTCTTTTAGGTCAGCGTTTTTCCATTATTGCTATTTCCTCGCGGATTAAGGCGTGGTATCTGGAAACTGTCGAACGTAGTCACCTTACGACCCGTCTTGCAAGCATACGGTCTTTGAATGATACACTGCGTAATATCGGTACTGTACAGGAAGATCATGCTGAGCGCTTAAAAGAGTTGGCGATTGAGGCGGTCGAGAAGGATGGTGCTGACGTTATCATACTGGCGGGAGCGCCTCTGGCAGGTCTTGCCCGTAGCCTTGAAGGACAGTTACCAGTGCCTGTAGTGGACGGAGTGTCTAGTGCAGTGCGTCATTGCGAATCGCTTATTGCACTAAATCCTGGCTACGCAGTGAAAGGAAGCTTTGCTCAACCCCCCCTGAAGCCGAATAAGGGATTGCCGGCAGCTCTAGCCGCACTATTGGATCGCACACGCTAA
- a CDS encoding DUF3830 family protein, translating into MNLVKITAGGFNFIARLEEKEAPQTCAAFKKLLPFKNKIIHVRWSGEAVWVPLGDFKLGVGYENPTSHPAKGEILLYPGDISETEIFIPYGGACFSSKIGQLAGNHFLTIIEGNENLGKLGQIVLWQGAQDILVEDYSAAEIH; encoded by the coding sequence ATGAATCTAGTAAAAATTACTGCCGGTGGGTTTAACTTCATTGCACGACTTGAGGAAAAAGAGGCCCCCCAAACTTGTGCGGCATTTAAAAAGCTTCTGCCATTTAAAAACAAGATTATCCATGTTCGGTGGAGCGGAGAGGCCGTTTGGGTTCCCTTAGGCGATTTCAAATTAGGAGTGGGCTATGAAAATCCTACCAGTCATCCTGCCAAAGGGGAGATCCTTTTATATCCGGGTGATATTAGTGAAACAGAGATTTTCATCCCTTATGGAGGGGCTTGTTTTTCAAGCAAAATTGGGCAATTAGCAGGAAACCATTTCTTAACGATCATTGAAGGGAATGAAAACTTAGGGAAATTAGGCCAAATTGTTCTGTGGCAAGGGGCTCAAGACATACTCGTTGAAGACTATTCGGCTGCCGAAATCCATTAA